A stretch of the Nitrospiria bacterium genome encodes the following:
- a CDS encoding AraC family transcriptional regulator — MPSPIVVLFLLVLLLLPPRLSRAQEAGAPPQEMENLDGQVQDLKQKILDLNTLLFRLQEDLLFPEDSSVAVFFAMEGGNYFALDSVKLNLDDKLVSSYLYTDREVGALKKGGIQRLYMGNVKSGDHELVAIFTGKGPQEKDYKRAETVRFNKGDGAAFIKIIIRDSPEKEQPEFAYETWN, encoded by the coding sequence CGTCCTTTTTCTTCTCGTTTTATTGCTCCTTCCGCCCCGTCTTTCCAGGGCCCAGGAGGCGGGCGCGCCTCCCCAGGAGATGGAGAACCTCGACGGCCAGGTTCAGGATCTTAAGCAAAAGATCCTGGATCTGAACACGCTTCTCTTCCGGCTTCAGGAAGACCTGCTCTTTCCGGAGGACTCCTCCGTTGCGGTATTCTTTGCGATGGAGGGGGGGAATTACTTCGCGCTCGATTCGGTCAAACTCAACCTGGACGATAAGCTGGTCTCAAGCTATCTGTACACCGACCGGGAGGTCGGCGCGCTAAAAAAAGGGGGCATTCAACGCCTCTACATGGGAAACGTGAAGTCCGGCGACCACGAATTGGTGGCGATCTTCACGGGAAAGGGGCCGCAGGAAAAGGATTACAAACGGGCCGAGACGGTTCGTTTCAACAAGGGGGACGGGGCCGCCTTTATTAAAATCATCATACGGGACAGTCCGGAAAAAGAGCAACCCGAGTTCGCCTATGAAACGTGGAATTAA
- a CDS encoding tetratricopeptide repeat protein: MRIIAIGSCLFLLVGCSLGKDTRRAEGQASLTVQEIETLRQEPVNAREGSVVKEYEDFLNRYHPVDPALKTQALKRLGDLYLDGANRRFLKAMEAYEAHPDGPPPLVDDTRAIETYEELLRFSPDYRENDQVLYALARAYAEMGDREKAVAAIERLRKDYPGSRYRQEASFRLGEYYFDQRRYGEAAAAYEQSLTFKDPFFVDKAQYKLGWTYFNMKEYEKAIDHFLRLVNQKVTSEADLSAEKGSLVWEALTYVATSFRMLGGAVPLSTYFRGNGAPLYEKELYTMIGNQYMSDGDFSSAAGTYRMFIREHPLHPMAPIFLSYILEIDEKQKDPEAAEQARIQLVTDYASRSPWYRANDEAARARSRPLVKAALYRLALSAHSRAQAVKDDEDYRKAAGWYRQFLTEFPQEKEAPDVHLFLAETLFTLQEFSQAGAEYVAAAYGDPKNGVNEKAAYDAVVAYEKMKSRAGDDRVIDLSKRFAAAFPRDPKAPALLLKAGEILYEEGRYDETLGVLKDFPARFPGNEGATTALKLVAHSYTREGRFEEARQGYRQTLASLPPSDLKGRREIADLLAASVYKQGEDRKRKNRSEEAARLFEDVADEAPQSDLAPRALFEAAEIREGMKQPEKAIAIYRRLVLLSPDSTLSGQALVQVGLLYENEEKWIQSADAYVSAAERIRDESLVPHLLFTAGLYYEKGAQWERCYESFSRFSERFPQNPDAAEALFKMAHARQNQKKNRESLKLFEKVEQQYPATPFAAEALFQIGEEAFRNFKTIRLEKPLNKTLKKKAKAMEKAVDLYRKAIETRYADVVTASSYRLGEIFENFKSSLLEAELPRNLNKEEQEEYRFQLEEKAFPFEQKAVEAYFSNVRRIQDQNSPYNDWIKKSYERLAELRPALYRRPERTERVVTDIGQGHLSTQATQDPPAKMVQAR; the protein is encoded by the coding sequence ATGAGGATCATCGCGATCGGATCCTGCCTTTTCCTGCTCGTCGGGTGCAGTCTCGGCAAAGACACGCGACGGGCCGAAGGACAGGCCTCATTGACCGTCCAGGAAATCGAGACGCTTCGGCAAGAGCCGGTGAACGCCCGGGAAGGATCGGTGGTGAAAGAGTACGAGGATTTCCTGAACCGCTACCATCCGGTCGATCCCGCCTTGAAAACACAGGCCCTGAAGCGCTTGGGCGACCTTTATCTTGATGGCGCGAATCGGCGCTTCCTCAAGGCGATGGAGGCTTATGAGGCCCACCCCGACGGACCGCCGCCTTTGGTCGACGATACGAGGGCGATCGAGACCTATGAAGAACTGCTTCGTTTCAGTCCGGATTACCGAGAGAACGATCAGGTCCTCTATGCGCTCGCTCGCGCCTACGCCGAAATGGGAGACCGGGAGAAGGCCGTGGCGGCCATCGAGCGACTCCGGAAGGATTATCCGGGGAGCCGCTACCGGCAGGAGGCCTCTTTCCGCTTGGGCGAGTATTATTTTGATCAGCGCCGATATGGGGAAGCCGCGGCGGCCTATGAACAATCCCTGACCTTCAAGGACCCTTTTTTCGTCGACAAGGCGCAGTACAAACTCGGGTGGACGTATTTCAACATGAAAGAATACGAAAAAGCGATCGATCACTTCCTTCGGCTCGTGAATCAGAAGGTGACCTCGGAAGCCGATCTCTCCGCCGAGAAGGGTTCTTTGGTCTGGGAGGCCCTGACCTATGTGGCGACCTCGTTTCGGATGCTCGGGGGGGCCGTTCCGCTCTCGACGTATTTTCGCGGCAACGGGGCGCCCCTCTACGAAAAAGAACTCTACACGATGATCGGAAATCAGTATATGTCCGATGGGGATTTCTCCTCGGCCGCCGGGACCTACCGGATGTTTATCCGGGAACATCCGCTCCATCCCATGGCCCCGATCTTCCTGTCCTACATCCTCGAAATCGACGAGAAACAAAAGGACCCGGAGGCCGCCGAGCAGGCGCGGATTCAATTGGTGACGGACTACGCCTCCAGAAGCCCCTGGTACCGGGCCAATGACGAAGCGGCCCGCGCCCGCTCTCGTCCTCTCGTGAAAGCCGCGCTTTATCGCCTGGCCCTCTCGGCCCATTCCCGCGCCCAGGCCGTGAAGGACGACGAGGACTACCGGAAGGCCGCGGGCTGGTATAGACAATTTCTGACCGAGTTTCCACAAGAGAAAGAAGCGCCGGATGTCCATCTGTTTCTGGCCGAGACACTTTTTACCTTGCAAGAGTTCTCCCAAGCCGGAGCGGAATATGTGGCCGCCGCCTACGGTGACCCGAAAAACGGCGTCAATGAGAAGGCCGCCTATGACGCGGTCGTGGCGTATGAAAAAATGAAGAGCCGGGCGGGAGACGATCGGGTGATCGATCTTTCCAAGCGCTTTGCCGCCGCTTTTCCTCGGGATCCGAAAGCCCCCGCCTTGTTGTTAAAAGCGGGTGAGATTCTCTATGAGGAAGGTCGCTACGACGAGACGCTCGGTGTCCTGAAGGACTTTCCGGCCCGTTTTCCAGGAAACGAGGGAGCGACGACCGCGCTCAAACTTGTGGCGCACAGCTATACGAGGGAGGGGCGTTTCGAGGAGGCCCGACAGGGCTACCGTCAGACCCTGGCCTCCCTTCCCCCGTCGGATTTGAAGGGGCGTCGGGAGATCGCCGATCTGTTGGCCGCGTCCGTTTATAAACAAGGGGAAGACCGAAAGCGGAAAAACCGGTCGGAGGAGGCGGCCCGCCTCTTTGAAGACGTGGCCGACGAGGCCCCGCAGAGCGACCTGGCCCCGCGGGCCCTTTTCGAGGCCGCGGAGATCCGCGAGGGGATGAAGCAGCCCGAAAAGGCGATCGCCATTTATCGGAGGCTGGTCCTTCTCTCTCCGGATTCGACGCTTTCGGGCCAGGCGCTCGTCCAGGTCGGTTTATTGTATGAAAATGAGGAAAAATGGATCCAATCCGCGGACGCCTATGTCTCCGCCGCGGAGCGGATTCGGGACGAGAGTCTTGTCCCCCATCTTCTCTTCACGGCCGGTCTTTATTACGAGAAGGGCGCGCAGTGGGAGAGGTGCTACGAGTCCTTCTCGCGCTTCAGCGAGCGTTTTCCCCAAAACCCGGATGCGGCTGAAGCCTTGTTCAAGATGGCCCATGCCCGGCAGAATCAGAAAAAAAATCGGGAGTCGCTGAAACTCTTTGAAAAGGTCGAACAACAATACCCCGCGACCCCGTTTGCGGCCGAGGCCCTCTTTCAGATCGGGGAGGAGGCCTTCAGGAATTTTAAGACCATCCGCTTGGAGAAGCCTTTGAACAAAACCCTGAAAAAGAAGGCCAAGGCCATGGAAAAGGCGGTCGACCTTTACAGAAAGGCCATCGAAACCCGGTATGCCGATGTGGTCACGGCCTCTTCTTACCGTTTGGGAGAGATTTTTGAGAATTTTAAATCATCCCTGCTGGAAGCGGAACTCCCTCGTAACCTGAATAAGGAAGAGCAGGAAGAATACCGTTTCCAACTCGAGGAGAAGGCCTTTCCCTTTGAGCAAAAGGCGGTTGAAGCCTATTTCAGCAACGTGCGAAGGATCCAAGACCAGAACAGCCCTTATAACGATTGGATCAAAAAAAGTTACGAGCGTCTGGCCGAGCTGAGGCCCGCCCTGTATCGCAGACCGGAAAGGACGGAGCGGGTTGTCACCGATATCGGTCAAGGTCATTTATCGACCCAAGCGACGCAAGACCCCCCGGCAAAAATGGTGCAGGCGCGATGA
- a CDS encoding tetratricopeptide repeat protein: MMKRVDWMTGILFLVLGMTSAGCIRTSPVSPVPAVSSQPVPEFRNDLSRPPEPDGSLLQFKQGVRFLENGKNEEARLLFERLRDSYPKTGILYVNLGVTYKRLGLLSEAIASYQRALEIDRSDAEVYYNLAIALREEGEFRKAEAAYKTALIISPDFTDAHYNLAVLYDLYLNDPGEAIRHYQRFLELGGGDSKEIQIWISALQKRIDESRRAP; the protein is encoded by the coding sequence ATGATGAAACGCGTGGATTGGATGACCGGGATTCTATTCCTTGTGCTTGGGATGACGTCGGCCGGGTGTATCCGGACCTCCCCGGTATCCCCCGTCCCGGCCGTTTCATCGCAACCCGTTCCGGAATTCCGGAACGATTTGTCGCGTCCTCCGGAACCGGACGGGTCCCTGCTCCAGTTCAAGCAGGGGGTGCGGTTCCTCGAGAACGGGAAGAACGAGGAGGCGCGACTTTTGTTTGAAAGACTTCGGGACAGCTATCCAAAGACGGGAATTCTTTATGTGAACCTGGGGGTGACCTACAAGCGACTCGGACTCCTCTCGGAGGCGATCGCCTCTTATCAACGGGCCCTTGAGATCGATCGAAGCGACGCGGAGGTTTATTACAATTTGGCCATTGCCCTGCGTGAGGAGGGGGAGTTTCGAAAGGCCGAGGCGGCCTACAAAACCGCCCTGATTATTTCTCCGGATTTTACGGATGCCCATTACAATCTGGCCGTCCTTTACGACCTCTACCTCAACGACCCGGGCGAGGCCATCCGCCATTATCAACGGTTTTTGGAGCTGGGGGGAGGGGATTCGAAAGAAATCCAGATCTGGATCTCGGCCCTTCAGAAAAGGATCGACGAGTCAAGGAGGGCCCCATGA
- a CDS encoding AgmX/PglI C-terminal domain-containing protein, whose product MSYYQDQNEARFRKILLRCIAFYFSFAAAMTLLPIPHLEKPDYKNLPNRVAKLILKNPAPIPPPIVPEAAKPNKEPAKPKSGNTPPENSKKPAPKKREIVMRSGLLGSLNDGAAGRQLSAMIGDKKLDQALSSVDLITSPASQRGRPSIKNALPAKTKLADQKIAGIGRLRKGEQVTLEKGDEVELAPFQGSSPGDGSGHRGERLGNGISVRFKGGGSGSGNASINYDAISRVVEQYKGGLIYLYNKELQSNPTLKGTITVEFSIDGSGRVVEARVVSSTMDYAPLEKALAGRIKMWKFPHLYDGIVVVTYPFVFFPV is encoded by the coding sequence ATGTCTTATTATCAAGACCAGAATGAGGCGCGTTTCAGAAAAATCCTTTTGCGTTGCATCGCCTTTTATTTTTCTTTCGCGGCGGCCATGACGCTCCTCCCCATCCCTCATTTAGAAAAGCCTGATTATAAGAACCTTCCAAATCGGGTGGCCAAGCTGATTCTGAAGAATCCGGCCCCGATACCGCCCCCGATCGTCCCGGAGGCGGCCAAACCGAATAAAGAACCGGCGAAACCCAAATCGGGGAACACCCCGCCTGAAAATTCAAAGAAGCCCGCTCCGAAGAAACGGGAAATTGTAATGAGAAGCGGTCTACTGGGTTCTTTGAATGATGGGGCTGCCGGGAGGCAATTGAGCGCGATGATCGGAGATAAGAAATTGGACCAAGCGCTCTCGTCCGTTGATCTCATCACCTCCCCCGCGTCACAAAGGGGTCGGCCTTCCATCAAGAATGCTTTGCCCGCGAAAACGAAGCTCGCGGATCAGAAGATCGCCGGTATCGGCCGGCTCCGGAAAGGGGAGCAGGTCACGCTTGAAAAAGGGGACGAGGTTGAGCTGGCCCCGTTCCAAGGGAGTTCCCCGGGGGACGGATCGGGCCATCGTGGAGAAAGGCTCGGGAACGGGATAAGCGTCCGTTTCAAGGGCGGCGGCTCCGGATCCGGAAATGCCTCCATTAACTACGACGCCATTTCGCGAGTTGTCGAGCAGTATAAGGGCGGCCTCATTTATCTCTATAACAAAGAGCTCCAGAGTAATCCCACACTGAAGGGAACGATCACGGTCGAATTTTCAATCGACGGAAGCGGAAGAGTCGTTGAGGCCCGTGTTGTAAGCAGCACGATGGATTATGCGCCGCTGGAAAAAGCTCTGGCCGGCCGGATCAAGATGTGGAAGTTCCCCCACCTCTATGACGGTATTGTTGTTGTGACCTATCCCTTCGTTTTCTTTCCGGTGTAA
- a CDS encoding DJ-1 family glyoxalase III gives MKRVLVPLAPGFEEIEAVTVIDILRRAGIDVTVAGTVEGEIEGRNKIKVAADVLLDSVTAKLFDMIVLPGGAAGAEHLKENPKVRQILQDMESRGSYITAICAAPLVLSAVGIVDGKNITSHPSVQKDLSEVKYSEDRVVVDGHIITSRAPGTAMEFAMKLVEILGGRSKMEEVNRGVLARLS, from the coding sequence ATGAAAAGGGTGTTGGTCCCATTGGCGCCGGGTTTTGAGGAAATAGAGGCCGTGACCGTGATCGACATACTTCGCCGGGCCGGTATTGATGTGACGGTTGCCGGAACGGTCGAGGGTGAAATTGAAGGCCGAAACAAGATCAAGGTGGCGGCGGATGTCTTGCTCGATTCCGTCACCGCGAAATTGTTCGACATGATCGTTCTTCCGGGAGGCGCGGCCGGTGCAGAGCACCTGAAGGAGAATCCAAAGGTCAGGCAAATTCTTCAAGACATGGAGAGCCGTGGGAGTTACATCACGGCCATTTGTGCGGCCCCCCTGGTCCTATCGGCCGTCGGAATTGTTGACGGGAAAAACATCACCAGCCATCCGTCGGTTCAAAAGGACCTTTCGGAGGTGAAATACAGCGAGGATCGTGTCGTTGTAGACGGTCATATCATCACCAGCCGCGCCCCGGGCACCGCCATGGAATTTGCCATGAAACTGGTCGAGATCTTGGGAGGCCGTTCCAAAATGGAGGAGGTCAACCGGGGGGTACTCGCTCGTCTGTCATAG
- a CDS encoding HAD-IA family hydrolase, with translation MGVTKMSGSIYARAIFFDAVGTLFHVRGGVGQVYWEIARPYGVRTTPEAIEQAFHEIFPKAPPLVFSRLQAGLLRRSEKKWWYAVVLEVFRRVGMIRNFDQYFEEVFRAFAGIRGWELYPETRDALHDLKKAGFVLGVISNFDSRILTVCTDLEIFEYLDSIQISSREGAAKPDPQIFLKALQHHNLQPREAVHVGDSLKDDVKGAAAAGLIPIYLNRSHHPEAPEGVLSIETLTEILSSVKPL, from the coding sequence ATGGGTGTCACCAAAATGTCCGGTTCCATATATGCCAGGGCGATTTTTTTTGATGCGGTCGGAACGCTATTCCATGTGCGGGGAGGGGTGGGACAGGTCTATTGGGAAATTGCAAGGCCTTATGGGGTGCGAACCACACCCGAGGCGATCGAGCAAGCCTTTCACGAAATTTTTCCCAAAGCACCGCCGCTGGTCTTTTCAAGGCTTCAGGCGGGTCTTCTGAGGCGATCGGAAAAAAAATGGTGGTACGCCGTCGTTCTCGAGGTCTTCCGAAGAGTCGGAATGATCCGGAACTTCGATCAGTATTTCGAGGAGGTATTCCGAGCCTTTGCCGGGATTCGGGGATGGGAACTCTATCCGGAGACCCGCGACGCGCTTCACGATCTGAAGAAGGCCGGATTCGTGCTGGGCGTTATCTCAAACTTCGATTCGCGAATCCTGACGGTCTGTACGGATTTGGAGATCTTCGAGTATTTGGACTCGATTCAGATTTCGAGTCGGGAGGGCGCGGCTAAACCGGATCCCCAGATCTTTCTGAAGGCCTTGCAACATCATAACCTCCAACCCCGTGAAGCGGTGCACGTCGGCGACAGTCTGAAAGACGATGTCAAGGGTGCGGCCGCCGCCGGACTTATTCCGATCTATCTCAATCGAAGCCACCATCCAGAGGCGCCGGAGGGTGTGCTCTCGATCGAAACCTTGACCGAAATTCTTTCATCCGTCAAACCGCTATAG
- a CDS encoding MerR family transcriptional regulator produces MHPNRSTGNNQKDFFTSHEVGEIIGLTRRQIQHWDHSGLIKPSFRTPGGHSRYTFPDLVSFRTAKKLLDAGVSLQRIRQSIGELQRVLPTVRRPLAELTLVATGDMVLVFYEGTVFEAISGQQWIVEVAEIQQAVDKWQKRVRELGKFRKIHKSHGPSRQIDKAS; encoded by the coding sequence ATGCATCCTAACAGGTCAACGGGCAACAATCAAAAAGACTTCTTCACCTCTCATGAGGTCGGCGAGATCATCGGTTTGACCCGGCGCCAGATTCAGCACTGGGATCACAGCGGTCTTATCAAACCGAGTTTTCGCACTCCCGGCGGTCATTCCCGCTATACCTTCCCGGATCTTGTTTCCTTCAGGACGGCGAAAAAATTGTTGGACGCGGGTGTATCGCTCCAGCGTATTCGTCAAAGCATCGGAGAGCTTCAAAGGGTCCTTCCGACCGTCAGGCGGCCGCTCGCCGAATTGACGCTCGTCGCCACAGGGGACATGGTCCTGGTATTTTATGAGGGAACGGTCTTCGAGGCGATCTCCGGTCAGCAGTGGATCGTCGAGGTGGCCGAAATTCAACAGGCCGTCGATAAGTGGCAGAAACGCGTTCGAGAGCTCGGCAAGTTTCGAAAGATTCACAAAAGTCACGGGCCGTCCCGACAGATTGATAAGGCGTCATAA
- a CDS encoding ParA family protein, with protein sequence MRTISIINQKGGCGKTTTAINLSASLAKLNRRVLLIDLDPQGHASLGLNLKPEDLTKGMTEVLTQDSCLDDVIYEAICPNLDLAPANITLSSAEPLLATALQKEQRLLSAIETLRRTYHYIIIDSPPSLGMLTFNALRASDEAIVPVDMGYFSLHGLTKLIEIVDVVARHTGHEVTVWALATMVNSRVRFAQEILGEVQRHFVERTFKTMIRNNVKLREAARHGLPITEFDPHSKGTTDYMGLAQEVVAQEVEDSVAAVTEKVSPMIPEIEAQKFLGPILIEEILPDPSKRTVI encoded by the coding sequence ATGCGCACGATCTCGATCATCAATCAAAAAGGGGGATGCGGTAAAACGACGACGGCCATCAACCTGTCGGCCTCTCTTGCGAAGCTGAACCGGCGTGTGTTATTAATTGATCTGGACCCGCAGGGCCATGCTTCTCTCGGACTGAACCTCAAACCGGAGGATCTTACCAAAGGAATGACGGAGGTCTTGACCCAGGACAGTTGCCTGGATGATGTGATCTACGAAGCGATCTGTCCCAATCTCGATCTGGCCCCCGCCAATATCACGCTCAGCTCGGCGGAGCCGCTTCTGGCGACGGCCTTGCAGAAAGAGCAGCGCCTGCTCTCCGCCATCGAGACCTTGCGGCGGACCTATCATTACATCATCATCGATTCGCCGCCCAGTCTGGGGATGTTGACCTTCAACGCATTGAGGGCCAGCGACGAGGCGATCGTTCCGGTCGATATGGGCTATTTTTCCCTTCATGGCCTGACAAAGTTGATCGAGATCGTCGATGTGGTCGCCCGACATACCGGTCACGAAGTGACGGTGTGGGCCCTGGCCACGATGGTGAACAGTCGCGTGCGCTTTGCTCAGGAAATTTTAGGCGAAGTGCAACGGCACTTTGTGGAGCGCACCTTCAAGACGATGATCCGTAACAATGTCAAGCTTCGCGAGGCGGCCAGACACGGTTTGCCGATCACCGAGTTTGATCCTCACTCAAAAGGAACGACGGATTATATGGGACTGGCCCAGGAGGTCGTCGCGCAGGAGGTCGAAGATTCCGTCGCCGCCGTGACGGAAAAGGTGTCGCCCATGATACCGGAAATCGAGGCCCAGAAATTTCTGGGACCGATTCTCATCGAAGAAATCCTACCGGATCCGTCGAAACGAACGGTTATTTAA
- a CDS encoding Rieske 2Fe-2S domain-containing protein, with translation MRFGRLRLCLGKDGRGLNTKFFTVAKTTEIDPGRARVVYVQGIEIALFNIAGEFYAVDNLCPHEGGPLVAGTVQGMVLTCPWHRWQFHLKTGRSPINPAVQVQTYPVQIEGEQIRIGMATD, from the coding sequence ATGCGGTTCGGGCGGTTGCGGTTGTGCCTAGGAAAGGATGGTCGCGGTCTGAATACGAAGTTTTTTACGGTGGCGAAAACAACCGAGATTGATCCCGGTAGAGCCCGAGTCGTTTATGTCCAAGGAATCGAGATCGCTTTGTTTAATATTGCAGGCGAGTTCTATGCCGTTGACAACCTCTGCCCTCACGAAGGCGGTCCGTTGGTGGCCGGAACCGTCCAGGGAATGGTGCTGACCTGTCCGTGGCACCGTTGGCAATTTCACCTGAAGACGGGTCGTTCCCCGATTAATCCAGCCGTTCAAGTCCAAACCTATCCCGTACAGATCGAAGGGGAGCAAATTCGGATCGGCATGGCGACGGATTAG
- the nfi gene encoding deoxyribonuclease V (cleaves DNA at apurinic or apyrimidinic sites) — translation MKSRALHPWNLSPKEAVEVQRQLSARVVQKNYLKTVRFVAGADIALSKNPPRAYAGVVVLSLPDLKVVEECGVVSELSFPYIPGLLAFREAPALLKAFDRMRHEPDLLMIDGQGVAHPRGCGIACHIGLWLDKPTIGCAKSRLYGNFRPPPRHRGSWTPLTGNQGDVIGAVVRTKDNTNPIFVSVGHKIDLPAAIRFVLACSRGYRIPEPTRQADHFVSRLKRENNS, via the coding sequence TTGAAATCCCGCGCATTGCATCCCTGGAACCTCTCCCCGAAAGAAGCGGTCGAGGTCCAAAGACAGCTCTCGGCCCGAGTCGTCCAGAAAAATTATTTAAAAACGGTGCGCTTTGTGGCCGGCGCGGACATCGCGCTTTCCAAAAACCCGCCGAGGGCTTATGCCGGCGTCGTTGTTCTGAGCCTCCCCGACCTGAAAGTCGTCGAGGAATGCGGGGTTGTATCCGAACTGAGCTTTCCCTATATTCCCGGCTTGCTGGCCTTTCGCGAGGCCCCGGCCCTTTTGAAGGCCTTTGACCGGATGCGGCACGAACCGGATTTGCTCATGATCGACGGCCAAGGCGTCGCCCACCCGCGAGGTTGCGGCATCGCATGTCATATCGGTTTGTGGCTCGATAAGCCGACGATCGGCTGCGCCAAATCGCGTCTTTATGGAAATTTCCGGCCACCCCCGCGCCATAGAGGGAGTTGGACCCCCCTGACCGGAAATCAAGGGGACGTCATCGGGGCCGTCGTGCGGACGAAGGATAATACCAATCCGATCTTCGTCTCCGTGGGGCACAAAATCGATCTGCCTGCCGCCATTCGCTTCGTCCTGGCCTGCTCCCGAGGATATCGAATCCCCGAACCGACACGACAAGCGGACCACTTCGTCTCGCGCTTGAAGCGGGAAAACAATTCATAA
- a CDS encoding uracil-DNA glycosylase, with amino-acid sequence MTALQQFYEEIRDCRKCRLCESRTHVVFGEGSPNAEVMFVGEAPGENEDLQNRPFVGAAGKLLTDLLGGIGLKREDVYIANVIKCRPPENRNPLTDEIDACLPYLWKQIELIKPRVVCTLGNFAAQALLDKKVAITKVRGQHFQVKNFLVFPILHPAAVLHQGNLRPALSEDFQNLKKFLAKGVQPAPQPEQMGFF; translated from the coding sequence ATGACCGCCCTTCAACAATTCTACGAAGAGATCCGGGATTGCCGTAAATGTCGGCTGTGCGAATCCCGCACCCATGTGGTGTTCGGCGAAGGCAGCCCCAATGCCGAGGTCATGTTTGTCGGCGAGGCGCCCGGCGAGAACGAAGACCTCCAGAACCGGCCCTTCGTGGGAGCGGCCGGCAAACTGCTCACGGATCTCTTAGGCGGCATCGGCCTAAAACGCGAAGACGTCTATATCGCGAATGTGATCAAATGCCGCCCGCCGGAGAACCGAAACCCCCTGACGGATGAGATCGATGCCTGCCTGCCCTATCTCTGGAAACAGATCGAGTTGATCAAGCCCCGCGTGGTTTGCACCCTGGGAAACTTTGCGGCCCAGGCGCTTCTTGATAAGAAGGTGGCGATCACCAAGGTGCGCGGTCAGCATTTCCAGGTGAAAAACTTCCTGGTTTTTCCCATCCTCCATCCCGCCGCCGTGCTGCATCAGGGAAATCTGCGCCCCGCTCTTTCGGAGGATTTCCAGAATCTGAAAAAGTTCCTGGCCAAGGGTGTCCAGCCGGCCCCCCAGCCCGAGCAGATGGGGTTTTTTTGA
- a CDS encoding cold shock domain-containing protein — MFPGIIAGWEAMRLKGKIKTVEAGRGNGHIISEDGRDFFFHRSHLERLDFEKLRPGDEVEFEFDEFRGPTTPKAPVATVVRPAGGSNKDG; from the coding sequence GTGTTTCCGGGTATCATTGCGGGTTGGGAGGCGATGCGGTTAAAAGGCAAGATCAAAACGGTCGAGGCCGGCCGGGGCAACGGCCATATTATATCGGAGGACGGCCGGGACTTCTTTTTTCATCGCAGCCATCTGGAACGGCTGGATTTCGAGAAATTGCGCCCGGGCGATGAGGTGGAATTTGAATTCGACGAGTTTCGTGGTCCCACGACTCCCAAAGCGCCCGTGGCCACCGTGGTCCGGCCCGCCGGAGGATCAAACAAGGATGGGTGA